One Candidatus Niyogibacteria bacterium genomic region harbors:
- a CDS encoding HIT domain-containing protein, which translates to MTGKIENIDGSEFRRDLVSGDWILVAAKRAKRPQTKASKRRRLSSSKKNCPFDDPQKRGTPPPLLWLPHPTKSYKSRWQSHRGSSTESGLKAESSFDNWWVQIIQNKYPALEQHKICPTITSDGPYAKMKGVGFHEVIITRDHLRRISEMTSKEVEILIYAYQERWRTLAREECIEYILIFHNQGPGAGATIFHPHSQLIALPIIPPDVAKSLEGSRIYFERHKKCVHCAMLEWERKKRTRVIYENNYFTVLAPFASRVSYETRIFPKRHAGNFEDLKAKERMALADAMIASLKKIKKAMNDPDYNFFIHTAPAKDGRSYYHWHIEILPKTSIWAGLELGTGVEVVAVSPEEAARDLKNS; encoded by the coding sequence ATGACGGGAAAAATAGAAAATATTGACGGCTCGGAATTCAGGCGGGATTTGGTTTCCGGCGACTGGATATTGGTAGCCGCCAAGCGCGCCAAAAGGCCTCAAACCAAAGCGTCAAAAAGAAGGCGTCTTAGTTCGTCAAAAAAAAATTGTCCGTTTGACGACCCGCAGAAAAGAGGCACGCCCCCTCCTTTATTGTGGCTGCCTCACCCGACTAAAAGCTATAAGTCCCGATGGCAAAGCCATCGAGGATCCTCGACTGAGTCGGGACTAAAAGCCGAAAGCTCATTTGATAACTGGTGGGTTCAGATTATACAAAATAAATATCCGGCTCTTGAACAGCATAAAATTTGTCCGACGATAACGTCCGACGGTCCGTACGCGAAAATGAAAGGGGTAGGATTTCACGAGGTTATAATTACCCGCGACCACCTCCGAAGAATATCGGAAATGACTTCCAAAGAAGTCGAGATTTTAATTTACGCTTATCAGGAACGCTGGCGGACTCTAGCCCGCGAGGAATGCATTGAATATATTTTGATATTTCATAATCAGGGGCCGGGAGCGGGCGCCACTATTTTTCATCCCCACTCTCAACTCATTGCTTTGCCCATTATACCGCCGGATGTCGCGAAGAGCTTGGAGGGTTCCAGAATTTATTTTGAGCGCCATAAAAAATGCGTTCATTGCGCCATGCTTGAGTGGGAACGCAAAAAACGAACGCGCGTGATTTACGAAAATAATTATTTTACGGTTTTGGCGCCGTTCGCCTCGCGCGTATCTTATGAGACCAGGATTTTTCCAAAGAGGCACGCCGGAAATTTTGAGGATTTGAAAGCGAAGGAGAGAATGGCGCTGGCCGATGCCATGATTGCCTCCCTTAAAAAAATAAAAAAAGCCATGAACGATCCCGACTACAATTTTTTTATACACACCGCTCCGGCCAAAGACGGCAGAAGTTATTATCATTGGCATATTGAAATACTGCCCAAAACTTCTATATGGGCCGGCCTTGAGTTGGGGACGGGTGTTGAGGTGGTGGCCGTTTCTCCCGAAGAAGCGGCCCGGGACTTAAAGAATTCCTGA
- a CDS encoding glycosyltransferase family 2 protein, with the protein MNEDVYLSVIIPAYNEEKRIGKTIDIIGAYLARQPFKSEIIVSDAASPDKTAEIVRQKIPEITNLKIISQKNKGKGEGVKVGMLAAKGRIRLFTDADNSTDISHFDKMRPFFDQGYEVVICSRDSKDAPGARQAVAQVWYKRLMGTLGNLFIQWVAIRGVWDTQCGFKAFRDFAAEKIFSQQRVPGWGFDIETLALAKALGYKIGIIPAYWINDPRSHVKLSGYLQVLRDTLKIRFNFWRNRYIL; encoded by the coding sequence ATGAATGAGGATGTTTACCTATCAGTTATAATTCCGGCTTATAATGAAGAAAAGAGAATCGGCAAAACGATTGATATTATCGGAGCTTATCTCGCGCGTCAGCCGTTTAAATCCGAAATAATCGTTTCTGATGCCGCTTCTCCCGATAAAACCGCCGAAATCGTCAGGCAAAAAATTCCGGAGATAACGAATCTAAAAATAATCAGTCAGAAAAACAAGGGCAAGGGAGAGGGGGTTAAAGTGGGGATGCTCGCGGCCAAGGGGCGGATACGGCTTTTTACCGACGCCGATAACTCCACGGACATAAGCCATTTTGATAAGATGCGCCCGTTTTTTGACCAGGGTTATGAAGTGGTGATATGTTCGCGCGATTCCAAAGACGCCCCTGGCGCGAGGCAAGCGGTGGCGCAAGTATGGTATAAACGTTTGATGGGCACCTTGGGAAATTTATTTATTCAATGGGTGGCAATTCGCGGAGTGTGGGATACCCAATGCGGTTTTAAGGCCTTCCGTGACTTTGCTGCCGAAAAGATTTTTTCCCAGCAGCGCGTACCGGGCTGGGGATTTGATATTGAGACACTGGCTTTGGCTAAAGCGCTTGGCTACAAAATCGGCATTATCCCGGCTTATTGGATTAACGATCCCAGGAGCCATGTTAAACTTTCAGGATATCTGCAGGTCTTGCGCGATACTTTAAAAATCCGTTTTAATTTTTGGAGAAACAGGTATATATTATGA
- the ruvX gene encoding Holliday junction resolvase RuvX, which translates to MARILGIDYGTKKIGFALSDESQKIAFPKTVQPNVWDYARDSIRDFILKENVSEIVIGLPVGLNGEETPLSGDVRKFAEKLKEVFSVPIHFENEVYSSAQIRTEGSAPEHKIDASSAALILQTFLDRRRDKDL; encoded by the coding sequence ATGGCTAGGATTTTGGGAATTGACTATGGCACTAAAAAAATCGGTTTTGCTCTTTCGGACGAAAGTCAAAAAATCGCTTTTCCTAAGACCGTTCAGCCGAATGTCTGGGATTACGCGCGCGATTCAATTCGCGATTTTATTTTGAAAGAAAATGTTTCCGAAATCGTCATTGGTTTGCCCGTGGGACTCAATGGCGAAGAAACTCCGCTTTCGGGCGATGTCCGCAAATTCGCGGAAAAATTAAAAGAAGTTTTTAGCGTGCCGATTCATTTTGAAAACGAAGTTTATAGTTCGGCTCAAATTAGAACCGAAGGATCCGCGCCGGAGCATAAGATTGACGCTTCATCCGCCGCCCTGATTTTACAGACATTTTTAGACAGGCGGCGAGATAAGGATTTGTGA
- the map gene encoding type I methionyl aminopeptidase produces MIAKSKKEIEMLRISGQILARVLARVAREIVPGIETLKLDAIAESEIIKAGAVPSFKGYGEGGERPYPSSICVSINDEVVHGIPGKKILREGDVVTLDLGVNYKGFFTDGARTVLCGSYDPDGRSNRLISVCRQALDAAIKKCKAGIAIGDIGHAVEFFVKKNGFNVFRELVGHGVGRAVHEPPHIPNWGKAGAGEKLKDGMVLAIEPMIAEGEAKIITDKNGWTYRTLDGSRAAHFEHTVLVKRGGCEVLTNDK; encoded by the coding sequence ATGATCGCAAAATCAAAAAAAGAAATAGAAATGTTAAGGATAAGCGGGCAAATACTTGCCCGCGTTTTGGCGCGTGTCGCGCGAGAAATTGTGCCCGGCATTGAAACCTTGAAACTTGATGCTATTGCCGAGAGTGAAATTATAAAAGCCGGAGCCGTTCCATCGTTTAAGGGTTATGGCGAAGGCGGAGAACGGCCGTATCCCTCTTCAATTTGCGTTTCAATAAATGATGAGGTGGTGCACGGCATTCCGGGTAAAAAAATTTTGCGTGAGGGCGATGTCGTAACTTTGGATTTGGGCGTAAATTACAAAGGATTTTTTACTGACGGCGCCAGAACGGTTTTATGCGGGTCATACGATCCGGACGGCCGTTCAAATCGTCTGATATCAGTTTGCCGGCAAGCTCTTGATGCCGCGATTAAAAAATGCAAAGCGGGTATAGCCATCGGAGATATCGGCCACGCGGTTGAATTCTTCGTTAAAAAAAACGGCTTTAATGTTTTTAGGGAATTGGTGGGGCACGGAGTGGGCAGGGCGGTTCACGAACCGCCGCATATTCCTAATTGGGGTAAAGCCGGCGCCGGCGAAAAATTAAAAGACGGAATGGTGCTGGCCATTGAGCCAATGATTGCGGAAGGGGAAGCCAAAATTATTACGGATAAAAACGGCTGGACTTACCGCACTTTAGATGGCTCTCGCGCGGCTCATTTTGAGCATACGGTTTTGGTAAAGCGCGGCGGCTGTGAGGTGTTGACAAATGATAAATAA
- a CDS encoding small multi-drug export protein has translation MPYQQELIVLLSGAAPISEVRGAIPLGILLFGMSPLKAFFLSVLGNLLPIIPLIFFLNYFSEFLMRRFYFVNRFLSWIFEYTRARHADHFHYWRWTPLALFIFVAIPLPLTGAWSGVVASFIFGVPWPKASFIIFLGVLTAAALVLGASLFGLTIFNKI, from the coding sequence ATGCCCTACCAGCAAGAATTAATCGTTTTACTTTCCGGGGCCGCTCCCATATCCGAAGTAAGGGGAGCGATACCGCTCGGCATTCTTTTATTCGGGATGAGCCCCCTAAAGGCCTTTTTCTTGAGCGTTCTGGGAAATTTATTGCCGATTATCCCGCTTATCTTTTTTCTTAATTATTTTTCCGAATTCTTAATGCGCCGTTTTTATTTCGTGAACAGATTTTTGTCCTGGATTTTTGAGTATACTAGGGCCAGACACGCCGACCATTTTCATTACTGGCGTTGGACGCCCCTCGCTCTTTTTATTTTCGTGGCCATTCCTTTGCCTTTAACCGGAGCGTGGAGCGGAGTCGTGGCCTCTTTTATTTTCGGCGTTCCGTGGCCCAAGGCATCGTTCATTATTTTTTTGGGCGTTTTGACCGCGGCCGCGCTGGTATTAGGGGCTTCTCTTTTTGGTTTAACAATTTTTAATAAAATCTAA